A region of the Cricetulus griseus strain 17A/GY chromosome 7, alternate assembly CriGri-PICRH-1.0, whole genome shotgun sequence genome:
CTGGTAACCATGGTAGGTGGCATTTCAAACTCATCCAAGCATTGTAAACTGTTTtgcaacatttctttttttttcttggcactcgctctgtagaccaggctgggctggaactcaagagatccacctgcctctgcctcccgagtgctgggattaaaggagtgtgccaccaacaccctgcagAAGCAAAATTCTTTAATAAATCAGGCATGCACTACAAGCAAATTAAACCTTGATTTCCCACGTTCAAAATTTCAGACTGCTGGTCGACAGAGGCAGTGGTACCGGCCTTTAGTCCTAGCCCTCCTAAGGGGAGCAGGCAGAtttaaattcaaagccagccagtcTCAATTGGGATACATAGAAAAGCTCATTCATTCCAAAATTCCCTTTCCATATAGATTGGAGCTGGAGTGAGCCTTCCAGGGATTTTGGCTGCCAAATGTGGTGCTAAAGTAATACTATCCGACAACTCAGAGCTGCCCCACTGTTTGGACATCTGCAGGCAAAGCTGCCAACTGAACCACCTGTCCCAGGTACAGGTTGTGGGGCTGACGTGGGGCCACATCACTAAGGACCTCCTGTCTTTGCCACCACAAGACATCATTCTTGCATCTGATGTGTTCTTCGAACCAGAAGGTAAATTTAATCTGCAACAAACTAGCAGATTGTGTTGCATAAAACTCAAAAGTCTTTCTCCCCCCAGACTTTGAAAGCATTTTAGCCACAGTATACTTCCTGATGCAGAGGAACCCCAAAGTTCAGTTTTGGTCTACCTAC
Encoded here:
- the Mettl23 gene encoding methyltransferase-like protein 23 isoform X2; the encoded protein is MAGAQRFRFREKPGPGTDGAVLELCVPQIGAGVSLPGILAAKCGAKVILSDNSELPHCLDICRQSCQLNHLSQVQVVGLTWGHITKDLLSLPPQDIILASDVFFEPEDFESILATVYFLMQRNPKVQFWSTYQVRSADWSLEGLLYKWDMKCVHVPLKSFEANKENIAGSTLPGRHTIEMLVVSLSKNSF
- the Mettl23 gene encoding methyltransferase-like protein 23 isoform X4, which translates into the protein MYVWPCAVVLAQYLWFHRRSLPGKAVLEIGAGVSLPGILAAKCGAKVILSDNSELPHCLDICRQSCQLNHLSQVQVVGLTWGHITKDLLSLPPQDIILASDVFFEPEDFESILATVYFLMQRNPKVQFWSTYQVRSADWSLEGLLYKWDMKCVHVPLKSFEANKENIAGSTLPGRHTIEMLVVSLSKNSF